A genomic region of Runella rosea contains the following coding sequences:
- a CDS encoding porin → MKRLKIILSFSSIIIVYSFQSIGQITNNNGGLLTDMIDTTTRIGKSMLSLNSRLGKIGFSGYLQPQFQVAESNGAGGNIYNGGDFGPQVNNRFRLRRGRFRADFSHLTDDGRPSTYFVFQFDGTERGVNIRDFWGRVFEHKWDLFHFSAGVMARPFGHEVLLSSAFREAPERGRMSQTLVQTERDLGFMFSFNPRRKNSNFKWLAIDLGIYNGQGLTGTAEYDSHKDVVARISSKRRTISRSGGKLSWGISSYFGGITSQNDLMYAAKKVDGKPIIEKDSAASNIGRTAPRRYLGADFQLVFPNKNGQTEFRAEYIRGVQTATAASSTTPGSYPVSSTGMPLPLYTRRFDGAYFYFLQHLGSQDHQLVLKYDWYNPNTDVKGKKIDAKNGFTGADVRFDTFGGGYVYYVNQHLRVVFWYEHPINEKTAVKGYESDVKDGVFTLRTHFNF, encoded by the coding sequence GTGAAACGCTTAAAAATAATACTTTCTTTTTCCTCCATTATTATTGTTTACAGTTTTCAATCCATTGGGCAGATAACTAATAATAACGGTGGCTTACTGACCGATATGATTGATACCACCACCCGGATCGGGAAAAGTATGCTGTCGCTCAATAGCCGCCTGGGTAAAATAGGATTTAGCGGTTATCTGCAGCCACAGTTTCAGGTGGCTGAGTCGAACGGAGCGGGTGGAAATATCTACAATGGCGGGGATTTCGGACCGCAGGTCAACAATCGCTTTCGCCTGCGCCGTGGGCGATTTCGGGCCGATTTTTCGCATTTGACCGACGACGGACGACCTTCGACTTATTTTGTGTTTCAATTTGATGGTACCGAGCGTGGGGTCAATATTCGCGATTTTTGGGGACGGGTTTTTGAACATAAATGGGATTTATTTCACTTCTCGGCGGGCGTGATGGCGCGACCGTTTGGGCATGAAGTTTTGTTGTCATCGGCGTTTAGAGAGGCTCCCGAGCGCGGGCGAATGTCACAAACTTTGGTGCAAACCGAGCGTGATTTAGGCTTCATGTTTAGTTTTAATCCCCGAAGAAAGAATTCTAATTTTAAATGGTTGGCGATTGACTTAGGAATCTATAACGGTCAGGGGCTTACTGGAACGGCCGAATACGATAGTCATAAGGATGTGGTGGCGCGTATCAGCTCTAAGCGGCGTACGATAAGTAGGTCGGGAGGCAAGCTTTCGTGGGGTATAAGCAGCTATTTTGGGGGAATAACGAGCCAAAATGACTTGATGTATGCGGCCAAAAAAGTCGATGGAAAGCCGATTATTGAAAAAGACTCGGCGGCATCAAATATTGGTCGTACTGCGCCAAGGCGATATCTGGGGGCCGATTTTCAACTGGTTTTTCCTAACAAAAATGGGCAGACTGAATTTCGGGCGGAATACATTCGGGGTGTACAAACCGCAACGGCGGCGTCAAGTACCACGCCAGGGAGCTATCCTGTTTCGAGCACGGGAATGCCATTGCCACTGTATACGCGCCGATTTGACGGTGCTTATTTTTACTTTCTTCAGCACCTAGGGAGCCAAGACCATCAGCTTGTGTTAAAGTATGATTGGTACAATCCCAATACCGACGTGAAGGGAAAAAAGATTGACGCCAAAAATGGTTTTACGGGCGCGGATGTTCGGTTTGATACTTTTGGCGGCGGCTACGTGTATTACGTTAATCAGCACCTCCGCGTGGTTTTTTGGTATGAACATCCCATCAACGAAAAAACGGCTGTGAAAGGCTACGAAAGCGACGTGAAAGACGGCGTTTTTACGCTTCGAACGCATTTTAATTTTTAA
- a CDS encoding DUF5060 domain-containing protein, whose protein sequence is MNILQPKVFFYLFCLVQLELYAQPKIERWARFEAEWTYASGGNLFREVQLSARFVGPDTTFTVAGFYDGNNHFKVRCMPTQTGTWTYTTSSNKKELNNKKGSFECVNATGNNRGPVKVSDVHHFKYSDGTRYYPLGTTAYAWTHMGQGLQEQTLRSLQNSGFNKIRMCVFPKNYELVKEEPELYPFAVREVKKDEKGNVLNVWDFTQFNPAFFQHLEKRIDDLNRLGIEADLILFHPYDKGRWGFDAMPHEVNVQYIKYLTARLASFRNVWWSLANEWDYVKSKTVADWDALTQAVVESDPYRHLCSIHGSTATYYDYWKPAFTHASIQDDAPVRHSGGVSTLRNVYHKPIILDEVGYEGNLKSRWGRYSPEEMTHLAWVGVMAGTYVTHGESYMFKDASDTIFWAKGGPFKGTSWKRFAFLRKILEEAPSPLSMSDVSRDYRTSSAGEGYYFVYFGNEVNDSWVFNLPAKNGEGPKLTAGRRFKIDIIDTWDMTVQAVPTVFETGPETDYRLFDKDLKKVRLPLRPYMALRIKEIK, encoded by the coding sequence ATGAATATACTACAGCCGAAAGTCTTTTTTTACCTCTTTTGTTTGGTTCAGTTGGAGCTGTATGCACAGCCCAAAATAGAGCGTTGGGCTAGGTTTGAAGCAGAATGGACGTACGCGTCGGGCGGGAACCTTTTTCGTGAGGTACAACTTTCCGCCCGCTTTGTGGGCCCCGATACTACTTTTACGGTCGCGGGGTTTTATGACGGCAATAACCATTTCAAAGTGAGGTGTATGCCCACCCAAACTGGTACTTGGACGTACACAACCTCAAGCAACAAAAAAGAACTCAATAACAAAAAAGGCTCGTTTGAATGCGTCAACGCAACGGGTAATAACCGTGGCCCCGTCAAAGTGAGCGATGTGCATCACTTTAAGTACTCCGACGGCACGCGGTATTATCCTTTGGGTACGACCGCCTACGCGTGGACCCACATGGGGCAAGGCTTGCAAGAGCAAACGCTTCGTTCGCTTCAAAACTCTGGATTTAACAAGATTCGAATGTGCGTTTTTCCTAAAAATTACGAATTGGTGAAAGAAGAGCCTGAATTGTATCCTTTTGCCGTGCGCGAAGTGAAAAAGGACGAAAAAGGGAACGTACTCAACGTGTGGGATTTTACGCAGTTTAATCCCGCCTTTTTTCAACACCTCGAAAAACGCATCGACGACCTCAACCGACTGGGTATTGAGGCCGATTTGATTTTGTTTCATCCTTACGATAAAGGTCGTTGGGGGTTTGATGCCATGCCTCATGAGGTCAATGTGCAGTATATCAAATACTTGACGGCGAGGCTGGCGTCGTTTCGGAATGTCTGGTGGTCATTGGCCAATGAGTGGGATTATGTAAAATCCAAAACCGTTGCCGATTGGGATGCCCTTACCCAAGCCGTGGTGGAGTCTGACCCGTACCGTCATTTGTGTTCTATTCATGGCTCTACGGCTACTTACTATGACTACTGGAAGCCAGCGTTTACCCACGCAAGTATTCAGGATGATGCACCCGTTCGGCATTCGGGCGGCGTGTCGACCCTGCGCAATGTGTACCACAAACCCATTATATTAGACGAGGTGGGGTATGAAGGAAACTTAAAATCGCGCTGGGGGCGGTACAGTCCAGAGGAGATGACCCACTTGGCGTGGGTAGGTGTGATGGCGGGCACGTACGTGACGCACGGTGAGTCGTACATGTTTAAGGATGCCTCCGATACTATTTTCTGGGCCAAAGGCGGCCCATTTAAAGGTACTAGCTGGAAGCGTTTTGCTTTTCTCCGAAAAATCCTCGAAGAAGCTCCCTCGCCACTGTCGATGAGCGATGTGAGCCGCGATTATCGCACCTCTTCTGCGGGCGAAGGCTATTATTTTGTGTATTTCGGCAATGAGGTGAATGATTCGTGGGTATTTAACCTCCCTGCCAAAAATGGCGAAGGACCTAAACTCACGGCCGGTCGGCGTTTCAAGATAGATATCATAGACACTTGGGACATGACCGTACAGGCAGTTCCGACCGTTTTTGAAACGGGTCCCGAAACGGATTATCGTTTGTTCGACAAAGACCTCAAGAAAGTTAGACTACCTCTGCGTCCCTACATGGCATTGAGAATCAAAGAGATAAAGTGA